The Castanea sativa cultivar Marrone di Chiusa Pesio chromosome 11, ASM4071231v1 genome contains a region encoding:
- the LOC142617709 gene encoding heavy metal-associated isoprenylated plant protein 47-like, producing the protein MKQTVVLQVTMDGQRCCFQIMKGDHARKKATRIAVGLSGVESASIKGQDKDQIEVKGEGIDSVKLATLLRKKVGHASIVSVAEEKKKEKEDELKIRYMVGPPSYGLPPYTYYEIPKYDTPSCSIM; encoded by the exons atgAAG CAAACGGTGGTCCTCCAGGTTACCATGGATGGGCAGAGGTGTTGTTTCCAAATTATGAAAGGCGACCATGCTCGCAAAAAAGCCACGAGGATTGCAGTTGGCCTTTCAG GAGTGGAATCAGCAAGTATAAAAGGGCAAGACAAGGACCAAATAGAGGTAAAAGGCGAGGGGATCGATTCCGTTAAACTTGCAACGTTACTAAGGAAAAAAGTAGGGCACGCAAGCATAGTAAGCGTTgcagaagagaagaaaaaagaaaaggaagatgaaCTGAAGATACGGTACATGGTTGGGCCTCCTAGTTATGGTTTGCCTCCGTACACATACTATGAGATTCCCAAGTATGACACACCTTCTTGCTCCATAATGTAA